TCGCTCTGCGCGATAGCGATTCAGTCGCCTGATTTGGCGCCTCATCGCTAGTCGACCGTGCTTTCAGAGACTGCAGCTGCTTCTTGGGTGACTTAAGCGGCTTGTGTGCAGGTGGGGACATAGACCGATTCTTGACGGAGGTCCCGCGCTTGTCACTGTCGAAGGAAACCAGCAGGCTGGCTACCGAGCTGAACTCTGCTGCTGCCTGAGCCGACTCGGGTTCGAGTTGATCAATAACCGCGGTGAGCAACTTCTGGCACTCCTTGAGGAGTTTACTTTCGCGTTTGAGTCCCGTGTTTTGCCACAGAAGCCCCAAACCAGACGTGAACACCAGCTCTTTCCGGTTGATACTGATCGAGAGACAAAGACGCCTTTCGTCAAGCAGCTGTAGGATCTGAATAATATGCTTGCACGAGTCAAATGTAGCCAGAATCGATGGTGACCGAATGTGCTCTTCACCAAAGCAGACAGCGGGGCGATGAATGAGAGAACGGATATAATAATAAACCAGAGACTAAGTAGAGCGGATGTTAGCGTACTGCAAAGTCGTTGGGAGCGACGGCCCAAACAACTTACCAGAAGGGGTGACCGGCTGCTTGTGATATTTGTACTTGGTTTGTCCTGGGAGAATTCGAGACGCAGGTGAGCAGGCAGTGTCTTTACCCAAGTGTCCAATTGCTCGGCAACCGAGCGCATCTTCGACACCACTACCTCATAACCACCGTCCGAAGGGAAAATATACTCCAGAGCCTTGTTCAGAACTCGAGATGCTCCAAATAGTGCAAGGGCGCTCGAAATGCGAGTCGACTCTCCGGGCAGAGTCGGCAAGAAGTCGGTCTCCGTgacattctcatcatcaacgtcCTCAGGGTATTCAGTACGGACATCCTCTTCGCGTAAGAGGACTGGAAGTCCAGTCAAAGCAGCGGTGAAACTGTGGCTTTGTGAGTAAAACATTCCTCGAGTTCTCGAACCATCCAAGGTAGACGGGGAACTAACCGATCAAGGACGTATTGACACCAAAACACCTTCTTACGAGTCTCGGCAACGAGCGGGTTGGAAGAGAATCGCTTTTGGCTCTGGTGGAGCCTTAGTTGATGGCAAAGGCCAACGGCGAGGCCGCGATAGCGTAGAAGACCTGTGTAGTCCCCCTTGGTCATACAATACATCTGGGCAAGGACGTAGCACTGCAATGTCGAGATAGAGATACTGTTTGCCAGGGACTCGAGTGTTGACGACCAGTTGTCTTCAAAGAATGTGGGATCCTGGTTGGTTCGTGACTAAACCTCCTGTTAGTTCACAAATCTCTCTCTACATGCAAATCCAAACACAGTTTCTTACACTAGAAGCAAGAGCAGCAATTCCGAAAATCAGGTTCAGTTGCACCATGTCATGTGTACTGCCCTGCACAGACTCTGTGTTCGATAGATACTTTTCATAAGCTTTGAGTATGGTCGGCCGATGGACGACGGGGTATAGAGGCGCCCAttcttggaagaagatattgatGAGCTGGTCAGAGACTAGTCGTGGGGTGGTTTTAATGGCTTGATCAATGCGAGCATGAGAGATGGCCGGAGGTGAGGCTGTCAAAGCCTGAGTGGAAATGACAGAAAGAGGCCGACCCTGCTCTTTGAGTCCTTTTGTGAAAACGTCTAGACGAAATTAGCAGGGCATTTTGGTACCATATCCACTGTAGTCATCATACCTAAATATCCGCGAGCACTCGAAAGACCAACACACAGACTATCAGGCGACTCAGTTGAAGATGATACTTCCGGGATCTGAATGACTTCTTCGGCAGCCTCGGACAGCCTGGGGCGAGCAGACTCAATAGAGGACGGTGACTGGGACACGGCCTGAACTCTTTGTTGTGAAGCTGGTGAAAAAGAGTGTATACGTGACAGAACATCGATCTTCTCGTCCTTCTCGTCTAATAGATTCTTCAATTCTCTCACTTCCGCCTCCAAAGTTCGCACTCGTTCTTCCAATGATTCCGTGTAGCCCCGAGGAAACGCTCGACGGCTAAGCTTGTCACTTGTCTTGCACTCGAAGCCGACATTTGCGCACTGTGTACAACACGGTCGAATTCCATCGCAACGAATCTTTTTGCTTCGGCACCGATCGCAGGCCTGTGCTATACGACTTTGAGAGCCGTTGCCGACTTTGATCACTTTCATAGGGAGAATTCCAGGCATTTTGGCTGGATGCTCTTAACGCATCTGCCGTCTATAATGATGCTTGTTCTCGGAGTGGTGGTCCACGCCAAACAAGTGCACGGCTTGGATGATACCTGTGTttagtactccgtaaggtTAGGCGACGATCCAGGTACTGAAGGCGAGATAGTTGCCTCGCATTCGAGGTGTTAGAAGAGTGGAGAGCAGATTGTCTGCGTAGATGTCTGAGAAGTAACGATatcaaaagaaagaggaagtAGTGGCGGTAGAGAGACAAGAGaggcgaggagaagagacgcAAGACGAACGGGGGATCGAGCCTGTTTGGGGATAAAGTGGGAAAAGTAG
The DNA window shown above is from Aspergillus fumigatus Af293 chromosome 1, whole genome shotgun sequence and carries:
- the facB gene encoding C6 transcription factor FacB/Cat8, with the protein product MPGILPMKVIKVGNGSQSRIAQACDRCRSKKIRCDGIRPCCTQCANVGFECKTSDKLSRRAFPRGYTESLEERVRTLEAEVRELKNLLDEKDEKIDVLSRIHSFSPASQQRVQAVSQSPSSIESARPRLSEAAEEVIQIPEVSSSTESPDSLCVGLSSARGYLDVFTKGLKEQGRPLSVISTQALTASPPAISHARIDQAIKTTPRLVSDQLINIFFQEWAPLYPVVHRPTILKAYEKYLSNTESVQGSTHDMVQLNLIFGIAALASSSRTNQDPTFFEDNWSSTLESLANSISISTLQCYVLAQMYCMTKGDYTGLLRYRGLAVGLCHQLRLHQSQKRFSSNPLVAETRKKVFWCQYVLDRFTAALTGLPVLLREEDVRTEYPEDVDDENVTETDFLPTLPGESTRISSALALFGASRVLNKALEYIFPSDGGYEVVVSKMRSVAEQLDTWVKTLPAHLRLEFSQDKPSTNITSSRSPLLSLVYYYIRSLIHRPAVCFGEEHIRSPSILATFDSCKHIIQILQLLDERRLCLSISINRKELVFTSGLGLLWQNTGLKRESKLLKECQKLLTAVIDQLEPESAQAAAEFSSVASLLVSFDSDKRGTSVKNRSMSPPAHKPLKSPKKQLQSLKARSTSDEAPNQATESLSRRATISGTSLGVPHRHLRSPSRVSLPSENYPAPQQSMNRAYYMSPSTTHEHTQTMSSSAPSNAAAGPMSMADWEFVLSDMDHGYSNIFTGIYGGKECGEDSGPFASLTTGCVPTDQSPMPLSASTKDVPGLSPEAWSASSNSDMLPNHEVNPAPQSVLSFSDESINAEDSLPYHDLQLPVDDLDPFRGIMIPAVDDEIDEFGMTHGWDRRLAV